From Nitrospinota bacterium, the proteins below share one genomic window:
- a CDS encoding HAD-IA family hydrolase: MTRTMLSRPIVTNQTSSELSQQENHNVFILLANTFSAQWTIVPPPPRIVGKKVSLIVYDFDGTLVDTLFDIADAVNLSLEEMGLRTLSRETIRQYVGKGVERLMSQSINGTGFDDLSSAVELFRKHYSNNLMNHTRFYPSGREILDHFSDKKQAVCSNKPEEFVRRILESLESLDFFDAIIGGDSFNSKKPDPEGLNHLLECFQCSPEQAVLVGDSTVDIETGKRAKVITCVISHGFGDSNEIALAKPDFSIDHLSQLKEIFH, encoded by the coding sequence TTGACAAGAACAATGTTGTCAAGGCCCATCGTTACGAATCAAACTTCTAGCGAACTATCTCAGCAGGAAAATCACAATGTTTTTATTTTGCTTGCAAACACTTTCTCGGCTCAGTGGACTATTGTCCCGCCTCCTCCTCGGATAGTGGGAAAAAAAGTTTCATTGATTGTTTATGACTTTGACGGCACTCTGGTCGATACCCTTTTTGACATTGCCGACGCTGTAAACCTTTCATTGGAAGAAATGGGCCTGAGAACCCTTTCCCGTGAAACGATCCGACAATATGTTGGTAAAGGTGTTGAAAGGTTGATGAGCCAGTCGATAAATGGAACAGGTTTTGACGATTTGTCCAGCGCCGTTGAACTTTTCCGCAAGCACTACTCAAACAACTTGATGAACCACACCCGGTTTTACCCCTCTGGGCGCGAGATCCTGGATCACTTCAGCGATAAAAAGCAGGCTGTCTGCTCGAATAAACCCGAAGAGTTTGTCAGGCGTATATTGGAATCCCTTGAGAGCCTGGATTTTTTCGATGCCATTATTGGTGGCGATAGTTTTAATTCCAAAAAACCTGACCCGGAAGGTTTGAATCATTTGCTGGAATGTTTTCAGTGTTCCCCGGAGCAGGCAGTACTTGTGGGCGACAGCACTGTGGATATTGAAACGGGTAAACGTGCCAAAGTAATCACTTGTGTGATCAGCCACGGATTTGGCGACTCAAATGAAATTGCCCTGGCAAAGCCAGACTTCTCTATCGACCATTTATCGCAACTCAAGGAAATATTTCATTAG